AAATTATTCATAATAAAGGTCATTTGTTAATTGTACATATAAAAACAGTACCAATTGTTGTAAATGGAGAAATTATTGGAATTTATGTTCTGTTTAGAGACTTGACAGAGCAGGCTAAAAATATGGATATGGTTAAATTTATGGCATTTCATGACCAATTAACCGGACTTTTAAACAGAAGGGCTTTGCTTGAGCATTTGAATGAACAGCTTTTTTTGCATGAGAATGATCAACAACAATTTGCGTTATTATCAATTGATTTGGATCGATTTAAGTATTTGAATGATACAGTGGGTCATTTAGCCGGCGATGAAATTTTGAAAAGGGTTGCAGAAAGATTAACACAGTTTCAAAATGAACATTGCACTATTTATCGGGTAGGCGGTGATGAATTTAATATTCTTCTCCTTCAAGCTGACAGACAGACTGCGAGCACATTTGTTGGGAAAGTTTTTTCTGCCTTCTCGAAATCGTTTTATTTAAATTCAAAAGAATATTATATTTCTCCAAGTATAGGAATCAGCATGTTTCCGCAAGATGGAACGGATCCTGAAACGCTGATTAAGAATGCTGATGAAGCATTATTCCGAGTGAAACAAAGAGGGAAAGCGCATTATCAATTCTATCGGTCTGAAATGAACTCTGCTTTTACGAATATTGTTACGTTAGATACGCATCTAAGGAAAGCAATTGACAAAAACGAGCTTCATTTGTTCTATCAGCCGCAAATTGATTTAGCAACAGGAAAGGCGAAAAGCTTTGAAGCATTGCTGCGCTGGGAGAATTCCGAATATGGCAATATTCCTCCTAGTATGTTTATACCACTTGCAGAAGATACTGGTTTAATCATTCCAATAGGATATTGGGTCATAGAAACTGCATGCCGGCAAATTCAAAACTGGAATAGTAAAGGATTTCATGATATTCGAGTTGCTGTTAATATTTCACCTAAGCAATTTTTGCAGCCGAATCTTGTACCGTTTATTCAGAAGATGCTTGATAAATATCAAATTAGTTCTTCATCTTTAGAGATTGAAATAACTGAAGGGGCTATTAGTGATACAAAAGAAACTACTCCTATTCTCAATAATTTAACGGAACTAGGATTATACATATCAGTGGATGATTTTGGGACAG
Above is a genomic segment from Neobacillus endophyticus containing:
- a CDS encoding sensor domain-containing protein codes for the protein MSHFNRFLLEEMEEGKAGGKIQKIIFNIIFQHVQDMVFVMKVEEGPKFRYLFVNESAMRKAKLPIEAIGKTLYEVLPPDSAKNIQHNYELLLKKNEIFTYEDHFYADGNVEVYGETILTPIYNEDHSIIYIVAVTRDITEWYKEKKNIIESQQRYRSIVDHNLDAIFTVSPEGKIIEANPAAGLLTGYAEKQMTNRSIYNMIYDPDIEKFKNILELTFSGRALESLDCKIIHNKGHLLIVHIKTVPIVVNGEIIGIYVLFRDLTEQAKNMDMVKFMAFHDQLTGLLNRRALLEHLNEQLFLHENDQQQFALLSIDLDRFKYLNDTVGHLAGDEILKRVAERLTQFQNEHCTIYRVGGDEFNILLLQADRQTASTFVGKVFSAFSKSFYLNSKEYYISPSIGISMFPQDGTDPETLIKNADEALFRVKQRGKAHYQFYRSEMNSAFTNIVTLDTHLRKAIDKNELHLFYQPQIDLATGKAKSFEALLRWENSEYGNIPPSMFIPLAEDTGLIIPIGYWVIETACRQIQNWNSKGFHDIRVAVNISPKQFLQPNLVPFIQKMLDKYQISSSSLEIEITEGAISDTKETTPILNNLTELGLYISVDDFGTGYSSLNYLKQFPINGLKIDKSFIRDILIDEKAAAITTTIIHLGKSLGMDVIAEGVESKQQAEFLIRARCHKIQGYYYSKPIPAAELEQKFLTNNT